From the genome of Pelobacter propionicus DSM 2379, one region includes:
- a CDS encoding L,D-transpeptidase family protein — translation MISNQTLTTFRLRGARLLAVAGTAILFSVTPCNADSRENARTALSTLQRAAISPERSGELASITESFTTAEEYQQSNNRDMAERYYLLCIQKSRVLFSSLAERGQKNAPLPPPDQPPAQADDKQLSSPEPTGQAAAEADANRPAENDFIPDSTVSKHLVGRTSLYTVRKHDTLRLISSKLGVSQQHLIRMNRLASATTVKPGQKLKYNNRKIIPRRMSHGIVINIPDRTLYYFKEGKLTTSLPVALGQPQKGATYDWMTPTGKFRVVAKQTDPTWYVPRSIRSEMEARGKDVKTVVPPGPRNPLGKYAIKTSLPGILIHSTTRPGSIYRFASHGCIRVYPEQMKDFFNEVRVNTPGEIIYQPVKLAVTEEGRVFLEVHHDAYGRGVELHALARQLIERRNIADLVDWNKVESVVKRREGLAEDVSL, via the coding sequence ATGATCTCCAACCAAACATTGACCACATTCCGGCTCAGGGGGGCGCGACTCCTTGCCGTAGCAGGAACAGCCATCCTGTTTTCGGTTACGCCCTGCAACGCGGATTCCCGTGAAAACGCACGCACGGCGCTATCCACCCTGCAGCGGGCCGCCATTTCCCCGGAACGATCCGGAGAACTCGCCAGCATCACGGAGTCATTCACAACTGCCGAGGAGTATCAGCAGAGCAATAACCGCGACATGGCAGAGCGCTACTATCTGCTCTGCATCCAGAAGAGCCGAGTTCTGTTCTCTTCCCTGGCAGAGCGGGGACAGAAGAACGCCCCTTTACCCCCGCCTGACCAACCTCCCGCCCAGGCAGACGACAAGCAGCTTTCTTCTCCAGAGCCCACCGGTCAAGCCGCCGCTGAAGCAGATGCGAACAGGCCGGCGGAAAACGATTTCATCCCGGACAGCACCGTATCCAAACACCTCGTCGGCCGCACGTCACTCTACACCGTCAGGAAGCACGATACGCTCAGGCTGATCTCCTCCAAACTGGGCGTGAGCCAGCAGCACCTGATCAGGATGAACAGGCTTGCGTCGGCAACGACAGTCAAACCTGGGCAAAAGTTGAAATACAACAACCGCAAGATCATTCCCCGCCGCATGTCCCATGGCATTGTCATCAATATCCCCGATCGCACCCTGTACTACTTCAAGGAGGGGAAGCTGACCACGTCCCTCCCCGTTGCGCTCGGGCAGCCCCAGAAGGGAGCAACCTACGACTGGATGACGCCCACCGGAAAATTCAGGGTCGTGGCCAAGCAAACGGATCCCACCTGGTACGTACCGCGCTCGATCCGCTCGGAGATGGAGGCCAGGGGAAAGGACGTAAAAACCGTCGTCCCCCCCGGCCCCCGCAACCCGCTGGGAAAATACGCCATAAAAACCTCCCTGCCCGGCATCCTGATTCACAGCACCACCAGGCCGGGCTCGATCTACCGCTTTGCCAGCCACGGCTGCATCAGGGTTTATCCGGAGCAGATGAAGGATTTTTTCAACGAGGTCAGGGTGAATACGCCGGGCGAGATCATCTACCAGCCGGTCAAGCTGGCGGTCACCGAAGAGGGGCGAGTGTTTCTGGAGGTGCACCACGATGCCTACGGCAGGGGGGTGGAGTTGCATGCGTTGGCACGGCAACTGATCGAGCGACGGAATATCGCCGACCTAGTGGACTGGAACAAGGTGGAATCGGTGGTCAAGCGCAGGGAGGGACTGGCCGAGGATGTGAGCCTCTGA
- a CDS encoding penicillin-binding protein 1A: protein MERRAPSSGGGKGLLKVVLLCVATLAVISALGAGGYLFYLLSRLPRVDRLADYKPPIVSQVFGDDGSLVGEFYLERRIVVPVDRMPRKLIQAFVAAEDASFYSHRGIDYFGILRAAFKNVLSMRKKEGASTITQQVTKSMLLTSEKKFSRKIKEAILAKRMEEKLTKDEILYIYLNQIYMGAGAYGVQAAAETYFGKDVDHLNLAEMAMLAGLPKSPNAYSPIKHLEKARERQAYVLDRMVKEAYITPAEAEHARNTPLSIHPMKKVNNEQSAYFLEYLRIQLEERYGEDQLYKGGLKIYTTMNAAMQRAAYESLRAGLKAVDKRQGFRGPQKYLQADEVDAFCANVEAGIDSAVLKTGETYQGVVVGVNPARGEARVRVGERTGILSRKNMAWAGRLALVNGYDQPRKGRKSLCLGSVIDVAVVSPEIDKQGAQFSLDQTPDVQAALVAIDPRSGGIKAMVGGYDFRKSQFNRAMQSRRNAGSAFKPIIYAAALDKGFTPATVIEDVEVEYPDGSGGIWKPKNYDGTFRGPVTMREALTNSINIVSVKIMDQIGASYAADYARKFGFTSPISANLALALGAASVSPLELTSAYAVFANKGVSLPRSVITKVTDNDGVVLQQQDSVPVATPILSPENAYVITNLMQSVVSSGTGHRASIVGRPVAGKTGTTNDSKDAWFVGYVPQLAAGVWVGYDQERSLGAGGSGGQAAAPIWAEFMQKAVSELPVEDFEAPENVTFVLINPRTGRLAREGTPGAIMECFVKGAEPSSYDGD, encoded by the coding sequence ATGGAGAGAAGAGCGCCGTCATCCGGCGGCGGGAAGGGCCTGCTCAAGGTGGTCCTGCTGTGTGTCGCCACCTTGGCCGTCATATCCGCCCTGGGGGCGGGCGGGTATCTGTTTTATCTGCTTTCCCGCCTTCCCAGGGTCGACCGCCTGGCCGACTATAAACCGCCCATCGTGTCACAGGTGTTCGGCGACGATGGCAGCCTGGTGGGTGAGTTCTATCTGGAACGGCGCATCGTAGTCCCGGTGGACCGGATGCCGCGCAAGCTGATCCAGGCCTTTGTGGCCGCCGAAGATGCCAGCTTCTATTCCCACCGGGGGATCGATTACTTCGGCATCCTGCGCGCCGCGTTCAAGAACGTCCTCTCCATGCGTAAAAAGGAGGGCGCCTCCACCATCACCCAGCAGGTGACCAAGTCCATGCTGCTGACCTCCGAGAAGAAGTTCTCCCGCAAGATCAAGGAAGCCATCCTGGCCAAGCGCATGGAGGAGAAGCTCACCAAGGACGAAATCCTCTATATTTACCTCAATCAGATCTATATGGGTGCGGGGGCCTATGGCGTGCAGGCCGCGGCCGAGACCTATTTCGGAAAAGATGTTGATCATCTCAACCTGGCCGAGATGGCCATGCTGGCCGGTCTGCCCAAGTCGCCCAACGCCTATTCGCCCATCAAGCATCTGGAAAAAGCCCGGGAACGCCAAGCCTACGTCCTGGACCGGATGGTCAAAGAGGCCTACATCACGCCAGCCGAGGCGGAACATGCCCGGAACACCCCGCTCTCCATCCATCCCATGAAGAAGGTCAACAATGAACAGTCGGCCTACTTCCTGGAATACCTGCGTATCCAGCTGGAGGAACGCTATGGCGAGGACCAGCTCTACAAGGGGGGGCTGAAAATCTACACCACCATGAATGCTGCCATGCAGCGTGCCGCCTACGAGAGCCTGCGGGCCGGCCTCAAGGCGGTGGACAAACGCCAGGGGTTCCGCGGGCCGCAGAAGTATCTCCAGGCGGACGAGGTGGATGCTTTCTGCGCCAATGTGGAGGCGGGGATCGATTCGGCCGTGCTCAAGACCGGCGAGACCTACCAGGGGGTGGTGGTGGGCGTGAACCCGGCCAGGGGAGAGGCCAGGGTCAGGGTGGGGGAACGCACGGGGATTCTCAGTAGAAAGAACATGGCTTGGGCTGGCCGACTGGCTCTGGTCAACGGCTATGACCAGCCCCGCAAGGGGCGTAAATCCCTCTGTCTCGGTTCGGTGATCGATGTGGCGGTGGTTTCGCCGGAGATCGACAAGCAGGGTGCCCAGTTCAGCCTGGACCAGACTCCCGATGTGCAGGCGGCCCTGGTGGCCATTGATCCCCGCAGCGGCGGTATCAAGGCCATGGTCGGCGGCTATGACTTCAGGAAGAGCCAGTTCAACCGGGCCATGCAGTCCAGGCGTAATGCCGGTTCGGCCTTCAAGCCGATCATCTACGCTGCCGCCCTGGACAAGGGCTTTACGCCGGCCACGGTGATCGAGGACGTGGAGGTTGAATATCCGGACGGTTCCGGTGGCATCTGGAAGCCGAAGAACTACGATGGCACCTTCAGGGGGCCGGTAACCATGCGCGAGGCCCTGACCAATTCCATCAACATCGTCAGCGTCAAGATCATGGATCAGATCGGCGCCTCCTATGCCGCCGACTATGCCAGGAAGTTCGGTTTTACCAGCCCCATTTCCGCTAACCTGGCCCTGGCACTGGGAGCAGCCTCGGTCTCTCCCCTGGAGTTGACATCCGCCTACGCTGTCTTTGCCAACAAGGGGGTCTCCCTGCCCAGGTCGGTGATCACCAAGGTGACGGACAATGACGGCGTGGTGCTCCAGCAGCAGGATTCGGTTCCGGTGGCGACTCCGATCCTGTCACCCGAGAACGCCTACGTTATCACCAACCTGATGCAGAGCGTGGTGTCCAGCGGGACCGGGCACCGCGCGTCCATCGTCGGCCGGCCGGTGGCCGGTAAAACCGGCACCACCAATGACTCCAAGGATGCCTGGTTCGTCGGCTATGTCCCCCAACTGGCGGCCGGGGTCTGGGTTGGCTATGACCAGGAGCGCTCCCTGGGGGCGGGAGGGTCGGGCGGTCAGGCAGCCGCCCCCATCTGGGCGGAATTCATGCAGAAGGCGGTGTCCGAGTTGCCAGTGGAGGATTTTGAGGCTCCGGAGAATGTCACCTTCGTGCTGATAAACCCGCGCACCGGCAGGCTTGCCCGGGAGGGAACGCCGGGCGCCATCATGGAGTGCTTCGTCAAGGGCGCCGAACCGTCCAGCTATGACGGTGACTGA
- a CDS encoding RluA family pseudouridine synthase gives MDVMNLVFPVDSEPVRLDLFLSSQLASETRSTIQRLIESGNIMVDGREVRPSLKLKGGESISIQLPEPVAARPLPESIPLEVLYEDGDLIVINKPAGMVVHPGPGNSSGTLVNALLAHCTDLSGIGGELRPGIVHRLDKGTSGVMVVAKNDRSHQALSAQFSVHSIKRIYQALVYGSPQQDSGRLEGQIGRHPTDRLRRSGLARQGKHAVTRWRVRGRYGRICLMELRLETGRTHQIRVHMSEAGFPLLGDPLYPDGGRFNNLTDPRLRKLITTLARQALHARTLGFIHPASGNYLEFSVDMPADMAALLEYLEGSPL, from the coding sequence ATGGATGTAATGAACCTGGTATTCCCCGTGGATTCCGAGCCGGTCAGGCTAGACCTGTTTCTCAGTAGCCAGTTGGCCAGCGAGACCCGCTCCACCATTCAGCGCCTGATCGAATCCGGCAACATCATGGTTGACGGCAGAGAGGTGCGCCCCTCGCTCAAGCTCAAGGGGGGCGAATCCATCTCGATACAGCTGCCGGAACCGGTTGCTGCCAGGCCGCTGCCCGAATCCATACCGCTGGAAGTGCTCTACGAGGACGGGGATCTGATCGTGATCAACAAGCCGGCCGGCATGGTGGTGCATCCGGGGCCGGGCAACAGCTCCGGCACGCTGGTGAATGCCCTGCTGGCCCACTGCACGGATCTCTCCGGCATTGGTGGGGAACTGCGCCCCGGCATCGTGCACCGTCTGGACAAGGGGACATCCGGGGTGATGGTGGTCGCCAAGAACGACCGCAGCCACCAGGCGCTGTCGGCCCAGTTCAGCGTGCACTCCATCAAGCGCATCTATCAGGCTTTGGTCTACGGCAGCCCGCAACAGGACTCGGGGAGGCTGGAGGGGCAGATCGGCCGCCATCCCACGGACCGGCTGCGGCGCTCGGGCCTGGCGCGGCAGGGGAAGCATGCCGTCACCCGCTGGCGGGTGCGCGGTCGCTACGGCCGAATTTGCCTGATGGAGCTGCGGCTGGAGACCGGCCGGACCCACCAGATCCGGGTGCATATGAGCGAGGCCGGCTTTCCGCTGCTGGGCGACCCGCTCTACCCCGACGGCGGGCGCTTCAACAACCTAACCGACCCCAGGTTGCGCAAACTGATCACGACCCTGGCCAGGCAGGCGCTGCATGCCCGCACCCTGGGGTTTATCCACCCTGCCAGCGGCAACTACCTGGAGTTTTCCGTTGATATGCCGGCGGACATGGCCGCCCTGCTGGAATACCTGGAGGGGTCGCCCCTGTAG
- a CDS encoding Do family serine endopeptidase: MKLFLRTVLRIVICSLMVSALAGCSGDGDGPLFYESKRKGGEAEAPVKDVPADMLATQKAFSQVAKKVTPCVVNVSTVGKKMAVQPFFQMSPLFEDFFGGPQYRQNKSLGSGFIISRDGYIVTNEHVVRDAESIQVKLSNDKVYDARVVGSDQKTDIAVIKINAGDLPVAVLGDSDKLEVGQWAVAIGNPFGLDRTMTVGVISATGRSNVGIETYENFIQTDASINPGNSGGPLLNVHGEVIGINTAIVAAGQGIGFAIPVAMAKPIFTQLINKGSVSRGWMGVTIQPVTEELGRSFGLHQAKGALISGVVAGSPADKGGLRQGDIITAFNGTEVKDPAQLQRLVAEAGIGRPVRVTLFRNGRSLELSMTLVAAESAAQARRGAGGERHQVQADPLGLVVEDMDGAGVVVADVINGGSAADVGIRPGDLIVSINRKRIATTAEYQKAIRQAQGGTLIILVRRGDSSIYFALKSR; encoded by the coding sequence ATGAAGCTTTTTCTACGAACCGTACTCCGCATCGTCATCTGCTCCCTGATGGTTTCCGCTCTTGCCGGCTGTTCCGGCGATGGTGACGGGCCGCTCTTCTATGAGTCCAAGCGCAAGGGGGGGGAGGCCGAGGCCCCGGTCAAGGATGTGCCGGCAGATATGCTGGCCACCCAGAAGGCCTTCAGTCAGGTCGCGAAGAAGGTCACTCCCTGCGTCGTCAACGTCTCCACCGTCGGCAAGAAGATGGCTGTCCAGCCTTTCTTCCAGATGTCGCCTCTGTTCGAGGACTTCTTCGGCGGCCCCCAGTACCGTCAGAACAAGAGCCTCGGTTCTGGTTTCATCATCAGCAGGGATGGCTACATCGTCACCAATGAGCATGTGGTGCGCGACGCCGAGAGCATCCAGGTGAAGCTCTCCAACGACAAGGTCTACGACGCCAGGGTAGTGGGCAGCGACCAGAAGACCGACATTGCCGTGATCAAGATCAATGCCGGCGATCTTCCCGTTGCCGTGCTGGGTGATTCCGACAAGCTGGAGGTGGGGCAGTGGGCCGTTGCCATCGGCAACCCCTTTGGCCTGGACCGCACCATGACCGTCGGCGTCATCTCCGCCACCGGACGCTCCAACGTGGGTATCGAGACCTACGAGAATTTCATCCAGACCGACGCCTCCATTAACCCGGGCAACTCGGGGGGGCCGCTCTTGAACGTCCATGGCGAGGTGATCGGCATCAATACCGCCATCGTGGCCGCCGGACAGGGGATCGGTTTCGCCATACCGGTGGCCATGGCCAAGCCGATCTTCACCCAGTTGATCAACAAGGGGAGTGTCAGCCGGGGGTGGATGGGGGTGACCATCCAGCCGGTCACCGAAGAGTTGGGGCGGTCCTTCGGATTGCACCAGGCCAAGGGCGCTCTGATCAGCGGGGTCGTGGCGGGCAGCCCAGCCGACAAGGGGGGGCTGCGCCAGGGGGACATCATCACCGCCTTTAACGGCACCGAGGTCAAGGACCCCGCCCAGCTTCAGCGCCTGGTGGCCGAGGCGGGCATCGGCAGGCCGGTCAGGGTTACCCTGTTCCGCAACGGCAGGTCGCTGGAGCTGAGCATGACGCTCGTGGCGGCCGAGTCGGCAGCCCAGGCCAGGAGAGGCGCTGGCGGCGAGCGGCACCAGGTCCAGGCCGATCCGCTGGGGCTGGTGGTGGAGGATATGGATGGCGCAGGCGTGGTGGTGGCCGATGTGATCAATGGCGGTAGTGCCGCCGATGTGGGCATCCGCCCCGGAGACCTGATCGTCTCCATCAACCGCAAACGGATTGCCACTACAGCCGAGTACCAGAAGGCGATTCGCCAGGCCCAGGGGGGGACCCTGATCATTCTTGTCCGTCGGGGCGATTCAAGCATCTATTTCGCCCTGAAGAGCAGATAG
- a CDS encoding M48 family metallopeptidase: MTTFALLILFVVETAFAYWLRHINLEHLKRHGMAVPPGFEGAIDEEKLRSSTSYTLDSSRLGLWESLFNNLLLILFLFGGLLTLLDGFVAGLTPLLMTHGIFFFVAMVWGQAVLDIPFDLYGTFRIEARYGFNTTTPRLWLVDFLKSQAIGTLLLVFLLGAVFWLIQWSPGRWWVWVWGFMAVFSLFMMLISPYVVEPLFNTFEPVTEEGLEDEIRSLMEKAGLKVGRVMQMDASKRSRHSNAYFTGIGKVKRIVLYDTLIRQMSHGEIVAVLAHEIGHWKKGHVWKRLLWAELMALAGSWLFFQLLNWPGLPGLLGLPLSISLPARMVVVGFLASLALFPFEPLSAWYSRRHEREADRFAADLTGKPHDLASAMVKLSVENLSNLFPHPLYAWFYYSHPPAVERVRTLREMTESSRRQS; the protein is encoded by the coding sequence TTGACTACGTTCGCCCTGCTCATTCTCTTCGTTGTCGAGACCGCCTTTGCCTACTGGTTGCGCCACATCAACCTGGAGCATCTCAAGCGCCACGGCATGGCCGTTCCCCCTGGGTTCGAGGGGGCCATCGACGAAGAGAAACTCCGCTCCAGCACTTCCTACACCCTTGACTCCAGCCGCCTGGGGCTGTGGGAGTCGCTCTTCAACAACCTGCTGCTGATCCTCTTCCTGTTCGGCGGCCTGCTGACGCTGCTGGATGGTTTCGTGGCCGGCCTGACCCCCCTGCTCATGACCCACGGCATTTTCTTTTTCGTGGCCATGGTATGGGGACAGGCGGTGCTGGACATCCCCTTCGACCTCTACGGAACCTTCCGCATCGAGGCCCGCTACGGTTTCAACACCACCACCCCGCGGCTCTGGCTGGTGGATTTCCTCAAGTCCCAGGCCATCGGCACGCTGCTGCTGGTGTTTCTGCTGGGTGCTGTCTTCTGGCTGATCCAGTGGAGCCCCGGCCGCTGGTGGGTATGGGTCTGGGGTTTCATGGCCGTTTTCAGCCTGTTCATGATGCTCATCTCCCCCTATGTGGTCGAACCGCTGTTCAATACGTTCGAGCCGGTAACGGAAGAGGGGCTGGAGGACGAGATCCGCAGCCTGATGGAGAAGGCGGGGCTGAAGGTGGGGCGGGTGATGCAGATGGATGCCTCGAAACGTAGCAGGCACTCCAACGCCTATTTCACCGGCATCGGTAAGGTGAAGCGCATCGTGCTCTACGACACCCTGATCCGGCAGATGAGTCATGGCGAGATCGTGGCGGTCCTGGCCCACGAGATCGGCCACTGGAAGAAGGGGCATGTGTGGAAGCGCCTGCTCTGGGCGGAACTGATGGCGCTGGCCGGATCATGGCTCTTCTTTCAGCTGCTGAACTGGCCGGGATTGCCCGGTCTGCTGGGGTTGCCCCTATCCATTTCGCTGCCGGCCAGAATGGTCGTGGTCGGCTTCCTGGCGTCGCTGGCGCTGTTCCCGTTTGAGCCTCTCAGCGCCTGGTATTCGCGCCGACACGAACGGGAGGCGGACCGCTTTGCCGCCGATCTGACCGGAAAGCCGCACGACCTGGCCTCGGCCATGGTCAAGCTGTCGGTGGAGAATCTCTCCAACCTGTTCCCCCACCCCCTGTATGCCTGGTTTTACTACTCCCATCCACCGGCAGTGGAGCGAGTGCGGACGCTGCGGGAGATGACGGAATCCTCTCGGCGCCAGTCCTGA
- the elbB gene encoding isoprenoid biosynthesis glyoxalase ElbB translates to MKKIGVILSGCGVRDGSEIHEAVLTLLAIDRCGAEAVCMAPNVEFPETDHLTMQETGAMRNVLVESARIARGNIRDIKDVKATDLDAVILPGGFGAAKNLCDFAVKGAAATVNPQVARLLKEMAAARKPIGAICIAPVVIAAVLGKELAPSVTIGNDAGTAAEISKTGAVHQECPVTGVIVDCEKMIVTTPAYMLANRISQVHEGIGKCVNDIVNMIS, encoded by the coding sequence ATGAAAAAGATTGGCGTTATCCTTTCCGGCTGCGGCGTACGCGACGGCAGCGAGATCCACGAGGCGGTCCTGACCCTGCTGGCCATAGACAGGTGCGGTGCCGAGGCGGTCTGCATGGCACCCAACGTGGAGTTCCCCGAGACCGATCACCTGACCATGCAGGAGACCGGCGCCATGCGCAACGTGCTGGTGGAGTCGGCACGCATCGCCCGCGGCAACATCCGCGACATCAAGGATGTCAAGGCGACCGACCTGGATGCGGTGATCCTGCCGGGCGGATTCGGGGCGGCCAAGAACCTGTGCGACTTTGCCGTCAAGGGGGCCGCCGCGACGGTAAACCCCCAGGTTGCCCGCCTGCTGAAGGAGATGGCGGCTGCCAGAAAGCCCATCGGCGCCATCTGTATCGCCCCGGTGGTGATCGCGGCCGTCCTGGGCAAGGAGCTGGCCCCCAGCGTCACCATCGGCAACGACGCCGGAACCGCAGCCGAGATAAGCAAGACCGGGGCCGTGCACCAGGAGTGCCCGGTGACCGGCGTCATCGTCGACTGCGAGAAGATGATCGTCACCACCCCGGCCTACATGCTGGCCAACCGCATCTCCCAGGTGCACGAGGGTATCGGCAAGTGTGTGAACGATATCGTCAACATGATCTCCTAG
- a CDS encoding NAD(P)H-binding protein, with protein sequence MKKTTGKILVTGATGFIGRRLTVALVRQGYSVRCMLRRDAPDLPREAEQVRGDMLEPMTLDAALAGIDTAYYLVHSMTAGRSGFEQRDRTAAENFVEAASRAGVRRVIYLGGLGETGDELSEHLRSRLEVARILAKGTFATTFLRAAVIIGASGASFEMVHYLVKRLPVMITPRWVTTRCQPIAVDDVIAYLTGCLEDERTAGKTFDIGGPEVLTYREMMERFARILGKRLYILAVPVLTPKLSSYWVALITPVPPSVSMPLIEGLKNEVVCRENAIRQILAIPLTTYDKAVARALAELKS encoded by the coding sequence ATGAAAAAAACAACGGGGAAAATTCTGGTTACCGGCGCGACCGGCTTCATCGGCAGGCGGCTGACAGTGGCGCTGGTGCGACAGGGGTACAGCGTGCGCTGCATGCTGCGCAGGGATGCTCCAGACCTTCCCCGGGAGGCGGAGCAGGTGCGGGGCGACATGCTGGAGCCTATGACCCTTGACGCCGCCCTGGCGGGAATCGACACCGCCTATTACCTGGTGCACTCCATGACCGCCGGCAGGAGCGGCTTCGAACAGCGCGATCGCACGGCGGCCGAAAATTTCGTGGAAGCGGCCAGTCGGGCCGGGGTGCGGCGGGTGATCTACCTGGGAGGGTTGGGCGAGACCGGTGACGAGCTGTCCGAACACCTGAGGAGCCGCCTGGAGGTGGCCCGGATCCTGGCCAAGGGAACGTTTGCCACCACCTTTCTCAGGGCAGCGGTGATCATCGGCGCCTCCGGTGCATCCTTCGAGATGGTGCATTATCTGGTGAAGCGCCTGCCGGTGATGATCACGCCGCGCTGGGTGACGACCCGCTGCCAGCCCATCGCCGTGGACGACGTGATCGCCTATCTCACCGGCTGCCTGGAGGACGAACGGACCGCCGGCAAGACCTTTGACATCGGCGGTCCGGAGGTGCTGACCTACCGGGAGATGATGGAGCGCTTCGCCCGCATCCTGGGGAAGCGGCTGTACATCCTGGCGGTGCCGGTGCTGACCCCCAAGCTGTCGTCCTACTGGGTCGCCCTGATAACCCCGGTGCCGCCGTCGGTCTCCATGCCGCTCATCGAGGGGTTGAAGAACGAGGTCGTTTGCCGCGAGAACGCAATCCGCCAGATTCTGGCGATCCCGCTCACCACCTATGACAAGGCTGTGGCCAGGGCGCTGGCGGAGTTGAAGTCGTAG
- a CDS encoding SulP family inorganic anion transporter — protein sequence MPYTPRLFAIGDINAFFGLMLDNLSDLVIMAAILTGVFGMPRDLVLGRMLPGSAMGVLAGDLLYSWMAWRLAKRSGRDDVTAMPLGLDTPSSFGMAFGVIGPCYLATKDPLLTWQVGMAVIVMMGLFKIVASFFGPLLRRLIPRAGLLGSIAAVALLLIAYLPFLKLFASPVVGFLSLGIVFISLLARFRLPLRLPGALAGILCGVVAHYLLGAFGLLPHGMEALPPPPELAFHLPLPTFEFLAGMTRGLTYLPLAIPFALATVVGGVDVTESAAVAGDDYNTRDILLVEGFATLVAGMCGGVIQSCPYIGHPAYKEMGGRAGYTIATALFIGLGAVCGYLSFFVGLLPEAAVAPILIFIGIEIMAQAFEATPRQHFRAVAISFIPVVACLVSIQFNQLLSGLGKSVSDLSGELLVSYTATTVLGNGFIVTSLLWGAAFAHVLDHCPGRAAGYLLVCALLTLCGAIHSPLPSGALFSPLQPPSPLVWHLAAGYLLMALTFALLDAGRGRQKAWQAGRG from the coding sequence GTGCCCTACACACCCCGCCTGTTCGCCATCGGTGACATCAACGCCTTCTTCGGCCTGATGCTGGACAATCTCAGCGACCTGGTGATCATGGCGGCCATCCTTACCGGCGTCTTCGGCATGCCACGCGACCTGGTGCTGGGCAGGATGCTGCCGGGAAGCGCCATGGGGGTGCTGGCCGGGGACCTGCTCTACTCCTGGATGGCCTGGCGCCTGGCCAAGCGCAGCGGGCGAGACGACGTGACCGCCATGCCCCTGGGGCTGGATACCCCCTCTTCCTTCGGCATGGCCTTCGGCGTCATCGGCCCCTGCTACCTGGCCACGAAGGATCCCCTCCTGACCTGGCAGGTAGGCATGGCGGTGATCGTCATGATGGGGCTCTTCAAGATAGTTGCCTCCTTCTTTGGACCTCTCCTGCGGCGATTGATCCCCCGGGCCGGCCTGCTGGGGAGCATCGCTGCGGTGGCGCTTTTGCTCATCGCCTACCTGCCGTTCCTCAAGCTGTTCGCCTCGCCGGTGGTCGGCTTCCTCTCACTGGGGATCGTCTTCATCTCGCTTTTGGCCCGCTTCAGGCTGCCCCTGCGCCTGCCCGGCGCCCTGGCCGGCATCCTCTGCGGCGTTGTCGCCCACTACCTGCTGGGCGCCTTCGGCCTGCTTCCCCACGGGATGGAGGCTCTGCCTCCCCCGCCGGAACTGGCCTTCCACCTGCCGCTCCCCACGTTTGAATTCCTGGCCGGCATGACCCGCGGACTGACCTACCTGCCGCTGGCTATCCCCTTTGCCCTGGCCACGGTGGTGGGCGGGGTGGATGTGACCGAGAGCGCGGCGGTGGCCGGCGACGACTACAACACCCGCGACATCCTGCTGGTGGAGGGATTCGCCACCCTTGTGGCCGGCATGTGCGGCGGGGTGATCCAGTCCTGCCCTTACATCGGCCACCCGGCCTACAAGGAGATGGGGGGACGGGCCGGCTACACCATTGCCACGGCGCTCTTCATCGGCCTGGGGGCGGTGTGCGGCTACCTCTCCTTCTTCGTGGGGCTCCTTCCCGAGGCTGCCGTGGCGCCGATCCTGATCTTCATCGGCATCGAGATCATGGCCCAGGCCTTCGAGGCCACGCCGCGCCAGCATTTCCGGGCCGTTGCCATCTCCTTCATCCCGGTGGTGGCCTGCCTGGTCTCCATCCAGTTCAACCAGCTCTTGTCCGGATTGGGGAAGAGCGTCTCCGATTTGTCCGGCGAGCTGCTGGTCAGCTACACCGCCACCACGGTCCTGGGCAACGGCTTCATCGTCACCTCGCTCTTGTGGGGGGCGGCCTTCGCCCATGTGCTGGACCATTGTCCCGGCCGGGCGGCCGGGTATCTGCTGGTCTGCGCCCTGCTTACCCTGTGTGGCGCCATCCATTCGCCGCTCCCCAGCGGCGCGCTCTTCTCGCCGCTGCAGCCGCCATCGCCCCTGGTCTGGCATCTGGCAGCCGGGTACCTCCTCATGGCCCTGACCTTTGCCCTCCTGGATGCAGGCAGGGGCAGGCAAAAAGCATGGCAGGCCGGTCGCGGGTAA